The following nucleotide sequence is from Aspergillus luchuensis IFO 4308 DNA, chromosome 1, nearly complete sequence.
CCTTCAGCTTCGAGGCAGCTATGGGGCAAAAGAGCGCATCATCGAACAGATAATAGAGGTTAAATACCCGCCAACCACAGCATTTACGGCAAGCTTTCATCAAGTGGATTTGCACAGTTGATGGCAGACTAGACATTAGGGATGGGTCTGTAGTGGCCTGAAGTgaataagaagaaatcgGTTCGTATCCCCCAACCTAATCATTGTTATTGAAATAGCGGGGTTAACTCTTGACAGTTGATAGGCATTGCCATGGAGAGACAGCTTTGAGGTTTCCCGGCGCTGTTTGATATCATGTTACTAGACGGCCTACTGTTTGCTGGGGCAAATTTATCAAAGCCTACAGGTAGACCCTAGCGTGAACTGCTTCACCCAAGTCAGCGATGGCTTGTACCATTTCTGTTCTGATAGAACGGATATAAGAGGTGGACAGGGCGTCCTGACGTCATCAAGGAGAGATAACTCCACGGTGACACAAGCGTCCACTGTACGCCGGTGATCACGTGAGGGAACACGCGGCACGGGGCCCCCAGGTGCAGGTGGATCCCGTCGGTGACGGTGACCTCTCCCTTGGTTGAGACCAGATAAGGCGGAAGCTCACAGGTCGACGCGGCCAGTGCAGGTCCATGACAATTAGACCGCTCATCACTGCTACATCAGCTCTTGTCGTGGCATCTTCAGCCTCTTTAAGACCAGTGTGCTTGGTCTTCCAACCTCACAATCTCTCGCATTGACCGCATTGTCATACAGTGGTCGACAACCTACGTTACCCGACCGGGTCTCTGGGTTGATTAACGGAGCACGGTCCACTCGAGGACCATCGAGGCGACCATCTCTCACGAACTTGCTAAATCATCTTGATGATACTCTAGAAAGCAGGTTGCAGGGCGATTCCACAGTGAAAGCTGCTTGACAAGCtttctctctatatatactctCTATTAACCATGCTGAACCTCAATATCTTCCGGCTACTGGCCGATCTCTCCCATATCTCCTCCAAATGTGTCTTGATATGGGCTATCCATCGAAATAAGAGTGCAGAAGGTCCGTATGATAACTTGCATCATTGCAGTGTGCTGCGGGCTAAGCATTGTTCTACACAATAGGTGTCTCCCTTCTGACGCAGATGCTCTATGCTTTGGTGTTCGTGACTCGTTATCTCGACCTTTTCTCGAAGGCAGGATGGAGGCACTTCTATCTCGTATTCTTCAAGCTATTCTACATAATCTCTTCATTCTACGTTATATACCTGATGATGAGAGTATTTCCCCGGACACGGGAAAGGGAGCGAGCGTGGAAGATGGCTATAATATCGGTCGCCCTATCTCTGGTTCTGGCACCCATATCCATTGTCATCTTTTATCGTGGTTATCCCGATAGATGGTTCACAGAGGTAAGTTGGATGGCTCGCATCGGCCTGTTGAACTCGCTAACCGGATCATGATGATATGCAGACTTGCTGGACCTTCTCGATCATCTTAGAGTCCGTCTGTGTTCTCCCTCAGTTGTTGCTCCTGCGCCAAACGACCGTTCCAACAGTCATCGATTCATACTACCTGCTTATGCTGGGATCCTACCGCGCCTTCTATATTCTCAATTGGCTTGTGCGGGGACTGGGCTCTGAGGGTCACTGGGACGTGATTGCAGACCTCTACGGTGTCATCCAGACGGCTTTCTACGTTGATTTTGCCTGGGTTTACTATACCCGCCAACGTGTGAAGCTCCGAAatggcggtgttgttgacTCGGAAGATTTCCGCCACAGCTGGCTAGTGAGCAAGATCCTGAACTTCCGGCAGCGGAGGAGTGCAGATGAGGAGCAAAATCTAAATGAGGAGGAcgtggaggacgaggaggtcgcTGGTGGCGGTAGACCAAGGAACAACCGCTGGGGAGCGAGAGGGATCTCCGTCTCGGCTGACGATACGCTGGGAAACCATCGTGGGACAGGCCAAGACGAGAGTCTAGAAGGGTTCttagaagatgaagaagacgacgatgacaaTAACGGGTACCCTGTTAACGGGGGCGCTCATCCGAAGCAGTCAACCGGGGTAACGGGCAGTCACGAATGAACTGTCTGCCCTTAATCCCCATATATAGAAACCCTGCTGCAGATCAGCCGGTTTTGGTTACACGGCTCATTGTCCTCGGGGCATTATATACTTCCCTAGGGCTCGTTCTCCCCTTTCGCTTCCTTCATGGCCTCTTTCTTTATTACTCGGGTTCTTGTTTGCATGGAATTTCTCTCACGTCATCAAAGTTTTCACAATCTcaaattatttcttttttggaaaTGTAGTAATGCAAAATGGGTCCAAACTGAATTAGGACACGGACATTTTGGATGCCAATTCACCCGTTGCTGACGGTT
It contains:
- a CDS encoding ER lumen protein-retaining receptor (COG:U;~EggNog:ENOG410PK6I;~InterPro:IPR000133;~PFAM:PF00810;~TransMembrane:7 (o6-27i34-52o64-84i96-120o132-150i162-180o192-212i);~go_component: GO:0016021 - integral component of membrane [Evidence IEA];~go_function: GO:0046923 - ER retention sequence binding [Evidence IEA];~go_process: GO:0006621 - protein retention in ER lumen [Evidence IEA]), producing MLNLNIFRLLADLSHISSKCVLIWAIHRNKSAEGVSLLTQMLYALVFVTRYLDLFSKAGWRHFYLVFFKLFYIISSFYVIYLMMRVFPRTRERERAWKMAIISVALSLVLAPISIVIFYRGYPDRWFTETCWTFSIILESVCVLPQLLLLRQTTVPTVIDSYYLLMLGSYRAFYILNWLVRGLGSEGHWDVIADLYGVIQTAFYVDFAWVYYTRQRVKLRNGGVVDSEDFRHSWLVSKILNFRQRRSADEEQNLNEEDVEDEEVAGGGRPRNNRWGARGISVSADDTLGNHRGTGQDESLEGFLEDEEDDDDNNGYPVNGGAHPKQSTGVTGSHE